The Streptomyces noursei ATCC 11455 sequence GCGCCACCAAACCCGCCCACCAGCCGGGCGGGGACCACTGGACCGTCCTGCTCGACCTCTCCGGCCAGCCCTTCTGCATCAGCAGCGCCCGCTGGCACAGCCGCTCACAGCGGCTGCTCTCACCGGGACGGCGGCCCCCGGAGTGCACCCCCGCCCCGACCGGCGGAGAAGGGAACCCCGGAGTGCCCGCCGTATGCCGGCCCCCGCGCTCGCACCCCGGCGAAGGCCGCACCTGACCATGGAGGACTCATGCCGTTCGCTCCCTGCCTGAGCGTCAAGGACACCGCCGCCAGCATCGCGTTCTACAAGAAGCTCGGCTTCGACGTCGATTCCAGCACCGCCAGCCCAGGGGACGACATTCACATGCTGACCTACCAGGGCGGATTCTGCGGGATGCTCTACAGCAACGCCGACCTGAAGAACTGGCTGCCCGTCCTGGCGGACACCCCCATCGGGTTCGCCGGCATGTTCTACCTTGCCGTGGACAACTTCGACGCCGCCCACGACCACATCGCCGAGCACGCCGAGATCATCAAGGACACCGACACTGACCACACCGGCCAGCGCATGTTCTACTTCCGCGACCCCGACGGCTACGTCATCGGCATCAACGACCAGGCCGCCCTTCAGGCCAGCGACCTCGGCAAATACGCCTGAACCAGGGGAAAACCCGGCCTGCTCGCCGACCACGTTGGGCGGATCCGGTGGCTCTTGCCGACACTGCCCGGCACGATCAACGACTTCAAGATCATTCATGGCGGGCTCTTCTCAGGCGCCGTAGCGGCGCTGTCGGGCGGCGTACGCGCGTACGGCACGCAGGAAGTCGATCTCACGGAATGCCGGCCAATACGCCTCGCAGAAGTACAGTTCTGAGTAAGCGCCCTGCCATAGTAGGAAGTTCGACATGCGCTGCTCTCCGCTGGTGCGGATGACGAGGTCTGGGTCCGGCTGGCCGGCGGTGTACAGGTGGCGGGCGATGTCGTCCGCGGTCAGGTGGGCGGCGAGGTCCCGCAACGGCCTGTCGGTCTCCGCCTGCTCGTACAGCAGATCCCGCATGGCGTCCACGAGTTCCTGGCGGCCGCCGTAACCGACGGCGAGGGTCACGTGCGCCCCTGTGGGGCACTCCCGTGTGACCTCGACTGCCTCTTTGAGGGCGCGGGCAGTGGTGTCGGGCAGCGTGTCGAGCGCTCCGGCGATATGCACCTGCCAGCACGGCAGCGGCCGGGCGAGGTGCCGGGTCAGGACTTCCTCGATCACCTGCATCAGGAAGGCGACCTCGGCGTCGCCGCGCCGTTGGAGATTCTCGGCGGAGCAGACGAACACAGTGACATGCCTGATCTGGAGGGCCTCGCACCAGGACAGCACGTTCTCGACGTGCTCTGCACCGTACTTATGGCCGAGGCTCGGGTTCCCGATACCTCGTTGGCGCGCCCAGCGGCGGTTGCCATCCATGATCAGTCCGATGTGCCTGGGCAGTTCCCCGCCCTGGAGTTGTCGGCGAAGTCGGCGGGCGTACAGGGCGTAGAGGGGGTCGGTGACACGCACCATCGAAGCCTTTGAGCGGATGACCGGCGAGAGACTCGGCCGCGGCAGCCTGTCCAGCGCGTTGACACGGCTGCGCGGCAAGGGATTGATCGAGTATCTGGACGGAGAGGGCAGGCGACGCCCGATGCGTCTGACCTTTGCCGGCCGCGAGATGCTCAAAGGCGAAATCGAGGTCCTTGCCCAGGTCGCGGGGCGCATCTTCGAGGCCGTGGTCCCCGACAAGATCGCCACCAGGATCGGCTCGCCACCACCGATCTCGCGCACTCCTACAAGCAGGCCGTACTCGACACGCTGGCCATCCAACCAGGCCACCTTGTCCTGGACCTGGGCTGCGGGCCGGGCACCGACCTCGGTGCGCTGGCACGTGCAGCAGCACCCGCAGGGATGGTTCTAGGGGTCGACTCCGACCCTCAGATGGCCCGTCAGGCGCTGACCCGCGTTGCCGGCCTGCCGCACGCCGATGTGCTGATGGCCGACGTGCATACGCTGCCGCTGCCCCCTTGCTCTGCGGATCGGGTGCGCACCGACCGCGTGCTCCAACACGCTGCCGACGTTCCTGGGGTTCTGGCGGAGGCGCGGCGGGTCCTGCGTCCTGGCGGCCGATTCGTCATGGCCGAGCCCGACTGGGACTCACTCGCCGTCGACCACCCGGACCTGGATGTCGCCCGGGCGTACACCCGCCATATCACCGACCGGATCGTGCGCAATGCCATCGTCGGGCGGCAGCTGCCTCGGCTGGCCGAGCAAGCGGGATTCGCCGTCACGTCAGTCGTCCCGGTCACCTCGGTCTTTCGCGAAGTCCGTTCCGCCGACTAGGTTCTCGGTCTCCAACGCAACACCGAGAGCGCGCCGTGGCCGCCGGCTATCTCACCCGTCGGCAGGCCGAAGGGTGGCTGGACCACCTCGTACGGAGTCCGTTCTTCGCTGCGGTGACGCTCTATGTCGTCACCGCGGAGGCCCCCGCGCAGACCTAACTAAAGGGCGACGTTGGCCTGTCGGTTCCCGCCTTGGTCGAGCCGTCGGCGTTGGTTCTTGCCGGAGGAGTGTTCGACTGGGCTGGCGCCGCACAGGGCCACGAGGGACGCCTCGTCGCGGAGGCGGTCGTGGTTGTCGCCGGCGGCTATGAGCAAGATGGACGCGCTGTCCGGGCCGACGCCGGTGAGTCCGAGCAACTGCGGGTTGTTGGCCTGGATGAACGCCGCGATCCGGCGGGTGAGCGCGGTGGCCTCGGCATGTAGCTGAACGTGAAGCTTGGACCGTGTCCTCCATGGCTATTGGCCGTTCTGAGGTGAGAAAGCAGGCGGTCGCGAACACTGGGGTGCACTTGACGTCCATTTCCCCTCTTGGAGGGCTGATTCGTGTCGGTGTCGTAGGTCTGAGCGCGAGTGGCGGTTGGGCGGCCACCGCCCATGTGCCGGCGCTGGCCGGGCTCGACGGATATGAGTTGCGGGCGCTGAGCGCCAGCACCGTCGAATCGGCTCGTGCCGCCGGCGAGAAGTATGCGGTGCCGCTGACCTTCGACAGCGCAGAGGAGCTGGCCCGCAGCGAGGAAGTCGACCTCGTGGTGGTGACGGTGAAGGTTCCGCACCACCTGGAGCTCATCCGACCCGCGCTGGAAGCGGGGAAGATGGTGTTCAGCGAGTGGCCGCTCGGTGCCGACCTCGCGCAGGCCGAGGAGCTGGCCGACCTCGCGCATTGCAGGGGTGTGCTCACAGGAGTCGGCCTGCAGGCCCGGTCGGCTCCGCCGCTTCGGTATCTGCGGGACTTGGTCGCCGAGGGCTACGTAGGGCGGGTGCTGTCGACCAGCATGCTCGGGTCGGGCTGGATCGGGGGCGCAACTTACGACGACAGCCATGCGTATGTGCTGGACGTCACGAGCGGCGCCACGCTGCTGTCGATTCCCTTCGGGCACTCGGTCGACGCGCTGACCATGGTGCTCGGGGAGTTCCGCGAGGTGTCGGCTCTCATCGAGAACCTGCGCCCGGAGGTCACCCACGTCACGAGCGGGGCGGTCGCGGCCAAGAGCGCAGAGGACCAGATCGCCGTCACGGGGGTGCTGGAGTCGGGGGCCGTGGCCGCGGTGCACCTCCGCGGTGGGACGTCCCGCGCCACCGCGTTTCATTGGGAGATCAACGGCACGGAGGGCGATCT is a genomic window containing:
- a CDS encoding VOC family protein, with the protein product MPFAPCLSVKDTAASIAFYKKLGFDVDSSTASPGDDIHMLTYQGGFCGMLYSNADLKNWLPVLADTPIGFAGMFYLAVDNFDAAHDHIAEHAEIIKDTDTDHTGQRMFYFRDPDGYVIGINDQAALQASDLGKYA
- a CDS encoding MarR family winged helix-turn-helix transcriptional regulator, whose amino-acid sequence is MTRTIEAFERMTGERLGRGSLSSALTRLRGKGLIEYLDGEGRRRPMRLTFAGREMLKGEIEVLAQVAGRIFEAVVPDKIATRIGSPPPISRTPTSRPYSTRWPSNQATLSWTWAAGRAPTSVRWHVQQHPQGWF
- a CDS encoding Gfo/Idh/MocA family oxidoreductase, with translation MAIGRSEVRKQAVANTGVHLTSISPLGGLIRVGVVGLSASGGWAATAHVPALAGLDGYELRALSASTVESARAAGEKYAVPLTFDSAEELARSEEVDLVVVTVKVPHHLELIRPALEAGKMVFSEWPLGADLAQAEELADLAHCRGVLTGVGLQARSAPPLRYLRDLVAEGYVGRVLSTSMLGSGWIGGATYDDSHAYVLDVTSGATLLSIPFGHSVDALTMVLGEFREVSALIENLRPEVTHVTSGAVAAKSAEDQIAVTGVLESGAVAAVHLRGGTSRATAFHWEINGTEGDLVVKADQALWFQGRLRLYGARGGEGALTELPVPARYQRSLTQWTERSAEPACNVAHEYALLRDQITGSLGPDEDGVPDFRHAVRRHGMLERIREAARTGRKVALAGQGA
- a CDS encoding transposase, which produces MLGLTGVGPDSASILLIAAGDNHDRLRDEASLVALCGASPVEHSSGKNQRRRLDQGGNRQANVAL
- the uppS gene encoding polyprenyl diphosphate synthase, with the protein product MRVTDPLYALYARRLRRQLQGGELPRHIGLIMDGNRRWARQRGIGNPSLGHKYGAEHVENVLSWCEALQIRHVTVFVCSAENLQRRGDAEVAFLMQVIEEVLTRHLARPLPCWQVHIAGALDTLPDTTARALKEAVEVTRECPTGAHVTLAVGYGGRQELVDAMRDLLYEQAETDRPLRDLAAHLTADDIARHLYTAGQPDPDLVIRTSGEQRMSNFLLWQGAYSELYFCEAYWPAFREIDFLRAVRAYAARQRRYGA
- a CDS encoding methyltransferase domain-containing protein, with product MGCGPGTDLGALARAAAPAGMVLGVDSDPQMARQALTRVAGLPHADVLMADVHTLPLPPCSADRVRTDRVLQHAADVPGVLAEARRVLRPGGRFVMAEPDWDSLAVDHPDLDVARAYTRHITDRIVRNAIVGRQLPRLAEQAGFAVTSVVPVTSVFREVRSAD